From Orcinus orca chromosome 3, mOrcOrc1.1, whole genome shotgun sequence, a single genomic window includes:
- the GNA15 gene encoding guanine nucleotide-binding protein subunit alpha-15 isoform X3 translates to MARSLTWRCCAWCLTEDEKSAARIDQEINKILLEQKKRDRGELKLLLLGPGESGKSTFIKQMRIIHGAGYSEEERKSFRSLVYQNIFVSMQSMIEAMERLQIPFSWPESKHRANLIMSQDPYRVTTFEKHYAVAMQWLWRDSGIRACYERRRDFHLLDSAVYYLSNLDRIMEEGYIPTSQDVLRSRMPTTGINEYCFSVQKTNLRIVDVGGQKSERKKWIHCFENVIALIYLASLSEYDQCLEENNQENRMKESLALFGTILELPWFKSTSVILFLNKTDILEEKIPTSHLATYFPSFQETPVTLN, encoded by the exons ATGGCCCGCTCTCTGACCTGGCGCTGCTGCGCCTGGTGCCTGACCGAGGACGAGAAGTCGGCGGCCCGGATCGACCAGGAAATCAACAAGATCCTCCTGGAGCAGAAGAAGCGGGACCGAGGGGAGCTGAAGCTGCTGCTGTTGG gccctggcgAGAGCGGGAAGAGCACGTTCATCAAGCAGATGCGCATTATCCACGGGGCGGGCTACTCGGAGGAGGAGCGCAAGAGCTTCCGGAGCCTGGTCTACCAGAACATCTTCGTGTCCATGCAGAGCATGATTGAGGCTATGGAACGGCTGCAGATCCCCTTCAGCTGGCCCGAGAGCAAG CACCGGGCCAACCTGATCATGAGCCAGGACCCCTACAGGGTGACCACCTTCGAGAAGCACTACGCCGTGGCCATGCAGTGGCTGTGGAGGGACTCCGGCATCCGCGCCTGCTACGAGCGCCGGCGCGATTTCCACCTGCTCGACTCGGCAGTGTA CTACCTGTCAAATCTGGACCGCATCATGGAGGAGGGCTACATCCCTACCTCGCAGGACGTGCTCCGCAGCCGCATGCCCACCACCGGCATCAACGAGTACTGCTTCTCCGTGCAGAAAACCAACCTGCG GATCGTGGACGTCGGGGGCCAAAAGTCAGAACGCAAGAAGTGGATCCACTGCTTCGAGAATGTGATCGCCCTCATCTACCTGGCCTCGCTGAGCGAATACGACCAGTGTCTGGAGGAAAACAACCAAGAG AACCGAATGAAGGAGAGCCTGGCCCTGTTTGGCACCATCCTGGAACTGCCCTGGTTCAAAAGCACTTCCGTCATCCTCTTCCTCAACAAAACTGACATCCTGGAGGAGAAgatccccacctcccacctggcTACCTACTTCCCCAGTTTCCAGG agACACCAGTTACGCTGAATTAG
- the GNA15 gene encoding guanine nucleotide-binding protein subunit alpha-15 isoform X1 has product MARSLTWRCCAWCLTEDEKSAARIDQEINKILLEQKKRDRGELKLLLLGPGESGKSTFIKQMRIIHGAGYSEEERKSFRSLVYQNIFVSMQSMIEAMERLQIPFSWPESKHRANLIMSQDPYRVTTFEKHYAVAMQWLWRDSGIRACYERRRDFHLLDSAVYYLSNLDRIMEEGYIPTSQDVLRSRMPTTGINEYCFSVQKTNLRIVDVGGQKSERKKWIHCFENVIALIYLASLSEYDQCLEENNQENRMKESLALFGTILELPWFKSTSVILFLNKTDILEEKIPTSHLATYFPSFQGPKQDTEAAKKFILDMYTGMYTSCVDGADGSRKGSRSRRLFSHYTCATDTQNIRKVFKDVRDSVLARYLDDINLL; this is encoded by the exons ATGGCCCGCTCTCTGACCTGGCGCTGCTGCGCCTGGTGCCTGACCGAGGACGAGAAGTCGGCGGCCCGGATCGACCAGGAAATCAACAAGATCCTCCTGGAGCAGAAGAAGCGGGACCGAGGGGAGCTGAAGCTGCTGCTGTTGG gccctggcgAGAGCGGGAAGAGCACGTTCATCAAGCAGATGCGCATTATCCACGGGGCGGGCTACTCGGAGGAGGAGCGCAAGAGCTTCCGGAGCCTGGTCTACCAGAACATCTTCGTGTCCATGCAGAGCATGATTGAGGCTATGGAACGGCTGCAGATCCCCTTCAGCTGGCCCGAGAGCAAG CACCGGGCCAACCTGATCATGAGCCAGGACCCCTACAGGGTGACCACCTTCGAGAAGCACTACGCCGTGGCCATGCAGTGGCTGTGGAGGGACTCCGGCATCCGCGCCTGCTACGAGCGCCGGCGCGATTTCCACCTGCTCGACTCGGCAGTGTA CTACCTGTCAAATCTGGACCGCATCATGGAGGAGGGCTACATCCCTACCTCGCAGGACGTGCTCCGCAGCCGCATGCCCACCACCGGCATCAACGAGTACTGCTTCTCCGTGCAGAAAACCAACCTGCG GATCGTGGACGTCGGGGGCCAAAAGTCAGAACGCAAGAAGTGGATCCACTGCTTCGAGAATGTGATCGCCCTCATCTACCTGGCCTCGCTGAGCGAATACGACCAGTGTCTGGAGGAAAACAACCAAGAG AACCGAATGAAGGAGAGCCTGGCCCTGTTTGGCACCATCCTGGAACTGCCCTGGTTCAAAAGCACTTCCGTCATCCTCTTCCTCAACAAAACTGACATCCTGGAGGAGAAgatccccacctcccacctggcTACCTACTTCCCCAGTTTCCAGG GCCCGAAGCAGGACACGGAGGCAGCCAAGAAATTCATCCTGGACATGTACACCGGCATGTACACCAGCTGTGTGGACGGCGCAGACGGGAGCAGGAAGGGCTCTCGCTCCCGCCGCCTCTTCAGCCACTACACGTGCGCTACGGACACACAGAACATCCGCAAGGTCTTCAAGGACGTGCGGGACTCAGTCCTGGCCCGCTACCTGGACGACATCAACCTGCTGTGA
- the GNA15 gene encoding guanine nucleotide-binding protein subunit alpha-15 isoform X2 has translation MRIIHGAGYSEEERKSFRSLVYQNIFVSMQSMIEAMERLQIPFSWPESKHRANLIMSQDPYRVTTFEKHYAVAMQWLWRDSGIRACYERRRDFHLLDSAVYYLSNLDRIMEEGYIPTSQDVLRSRMPTTGINEYCFSVQKTNLRIVDVGGQKSERKKWIHCFENVIALIYLASLSEYDQCLEENNQENRMKESLALFGTILELPWFKSTSVILFLNKTDILEEKIPTSHLATYFPSFQGPKQDTEAAKKFILDMYTGMYTSCVDGADGSRKGSRSRRLFSHYTCATDTQNIRKVFKDVRDSVLARYLDDINLL, from the exons ATGCGCATTATCCACGGGGCGGGCTACTCGGAGGAGGAGCGCAAGAGCTTCCGGAGCCTGGTCTACCAGAACATCTTCGTGTCCATGCAGAGCATGATTGAGGCTATGGAACGGCTGCAGATCCCCTTCAGCTGGCCCGAGAGCAAG CACCGGGCCAACCTGATCATGAGCCAGGACCCCTACAGGGTGACCACCTTCGAGAAGCACTACGCCGTGGCCATGCAGTGGCTGTGGAGGGACTCCGGCATCCGCGCCTGCTACGAGCGCCGGCGCGATTTCCACCTGCTCGACTCGGCAGTGTA CTACCTGTCAAATCTGGACCGCATCATGGAGGAGGGCTACATCCCTACCTCGCAGGACGTGCTCCGCAGCCGCATGCCCACCACCGGCATCAACGAGTACTGCTTCTCCGTGCAGAAAACCAACCTGCG GATCGTGGACGTCGGGGGCCAAAAGTCAGAACGCAAGAAGTGGATCCACTGCTTCGAGAATGTGATCGCCCTCATCTACCTGGCCTCGCTGAGCGAATACGACCAGTGTCTGGAGGAAAACAACCAAGAG AACCGAATGAAGGAGAGCCTGGCCCTGTTTGGCACCATCCTGGAACTGCCCTGGTTCAAAAGCACTTCCGTCATCCTCTTCCTCAACAAAACTGACATCCTGGAGGAGAAgatccccacctcccacctggcTACCTACTTCCCCAGTTTCCAGG GCCCGAAGCAGGACACGGAGGCAGCCAAGAAATTCATCCTGGACATGTACACCGGCATGTACACCAGCTGTGTGGACGGCGCAGACGGGAGCAGGAAGGGCTCTCGCTCCCGCCGCCTCTTCAGCCACTACACGTGCGCTACGGACACACAGAACATCCGCAAGGTCTTCAAGGACGTGCGGGACTCAGTCCTGGCCCGCTACCTGGACGACATCAACCTGCTGTGA